A portion of the Lolium rigidum isolate FL_2022 chromosome 1, APGP_CSIRO_Lrig_0.1, whole genome shotgun sequence genome contains these proteins:
- the LOC124650241 gene encoding uncharacterized protein LOC124650241, with protein MAARICSVKTLAINMGSARSLNDIIDMLRCFPCLEKLYIKLFLEKEILCRFGSSWLSIPEPSLDIPLKLKKIVLDRYQGTYSSGCRGDYSEVDFAKFFVLNATQLESMIFRVDAQHYNEKFFARERMALQYEKRH; from the exons ATGGCTGCCAGGATTTGCAGTGTTAAGACTTTAGCCATCAACATGGGGAGTGCACGTAGTTTGAATGACATTATTGACATGCTGAGATGCTTTCCATGTTTGGAGAAATTGTACATTAAG CTCTTCTTGGAGAAGGAAATCCTCTGCCGTTTTGGTTCAAGCTGGCTATCTATCCCGGAACCAAGTCTTGACATCCCTTTAAAGCTGAAGAAAATAGTGTTGGACCGTTATCAAGGCACTTACTCATCAGGTTGTCGGGGCGATTACTCAGAGGTTGACTTTGCCAAATTCTTTGTACTGAATGCCACGCAGCTAGAATCAATGATATTTCGAGTTGACGCCCAACATTACAATGAGAAGTTTTTTGCACGTGAACGGATGGCGCTTCAGTATGAGAAGaggcactag
- the LOC124680156 gene encoding uncharacterized protein LOC124680156 has translation MASPALATIPDELLEEIFLRLPTPAAVACTSAACTSFRRVIKGRAFRRRFRSLHLPPLLGFMDAAGFHPAEAPHPSAPLAGALAPCAADYSFVPPVVSSSSYESFELDGDAVPRWRPRDVRDGRVLLDWISRHPRVVHMWSYPEDGSREDEDGSDISILMNCTEVVDYHVGARPTWTKRERCNAADFHLAVCDPLFRRYVLLPTIPEDLAAHPQERLFEFEPMLASDGEDESFKVICIARYETKLAIFVFTSTTRQWRVGICPNLNPLGNLSCFDCVRGCFYWTERRGWSDDLLVLDTHTMAFSGVDLLTGYHVQLRDLPDEYISSRRLSAVVVGREGVLEMFSLVCQHGSFALHHTSLKHNSHEWKLEKVIPLPDLYRDYSICSVGGAEGFLFFRGAPEGIINNVGINNENVDCYSLDVKTYEITKVCSKMEIFFNRKRALPYFSFPALLLEPTI, from the coding sequence ATGGCATCGCCGGCGCTGGCAACCATCCCGGACGAGCTCCTGGAGGAGATCTTTCTCCGCCTTCCGACCCCGGCCGCGGTCGCCTGCACCTCCGCCGCTTGCACCTCCTTCCGCCGCGTTATCAAAGGTCGCGCCTTTCGCCGCCGCTTCCGCTCGCTGCACCTGCCTCCCCTTCTTGGCTTCATGGACGCGGCCGGCTTCCACCCCGCCGAGGCGCCGCACCCCTCCGCCCCGCTCGCCGGCGCCCTCGCCCCCTGCGCCGCGGACTACTCATTCGTCCCGCCCgtcgtttcttcttcttcctacgAATCCTTCGAGCTCGACGGGGACGCAGTCCCCCGCTGGCGCCCCCGCGATGTCCGCGATGGCCGCGTCCTCCTGGATTGGATCTCGCGCCACCCTCGCGTCGTCCACATGTGGAGCTACCCCGAAGACGGCTCCCGGGAAGACGAAGACGGCTCCGACATAAGCATCCTCATGAACTGTACCGAGGTGGTTGATTACCACGTCGGCGCCCGCCCCACGTGGACCAAACGGGAGCGCTGCAACGCCGCCGACTTCCACCTCGCCGTGTGCGACCCCTTGTTCCGCCGGTACGTGTTGCTCCCCACCATACCCGAGGATCTCGCCGCCCACCCGCAAGAGCGCCTCTTCGAGTTCGAGCCCATGCTCGCCTCCGACGGCGAGGATGAGTCCTTCAAGGTGATATGCATAGCAAGATACGAAACCAAGCTCGCCATCTTCGTCTTCACTTCCACAACTAGGCAATGGCGCGTGGGCATATGTCCCAACCTGAATCCTCTTGGCAACTTGTCCTGCTTCGACTGTGTGCGTGGCTGCTTCTACTGGACAGAACGTCGTGGGTGGAGCGACGATCTGCTTGTGCTGGACACGCACACTATGGCGTTTTCCGGTGTTGATCTCCTGACTGGCTACCATGTGCAGCTCAGAGATCTGCCTGACGAGTACATTTCCAGTCGGCGTCTGAGCGCTGTTGTTGTGGGCAGAGAAGGAGTCCTTGAGATGTTTTCTCTTGTTTGTCAACATGGGTCCTTTGCTCTCCACCATACATCTCTGAAACATAATTCACATGAATGGAAGCTGGAGAAGGTCATACCGCTGCCTGACCTGTATCGGGACTATTCAATCTGCTCAGTTGGTGGAGCTGAGGGATTCTTGTTTTTTCGAGGCGCTCCGGAAGGCATTATTAATAATGTGGGCATTAATAATGAGAATGTGGATTGTTACTCACTAGATGTCAAGACTTATGAAATTACCAAGGTTTGTAGCAAGATGGAGATTTTCTTCAATCGCAAACGTGCCCTCCCCTACTTCAGCTTCCCCGCATTGTTATTGGAACCAACCATTTGA